The Leptodactylus fuscus isolate aLepFus1 chromosome 5, aLepFus1.hap2, whole genome shotgun sequence genome segment GTGGCTCTGACTGTAAGACACGACATAGGGGATTAGAATACAGGAATCATCCTAACAAGGCTACACTATAGAGAATACGTTATACCGCTATACACAGGGGGGCAGGGAGGCCTCTACCGCTATACACAGGGGGGCAGGGAGGCCTCTACCGCTATACACAGGGGGGCAGGGAGGCCTCTACCGCTATACACAGGGGGGCAGGGAGGCCTCTACCGCTATACACAGGGGGGCCTCTACACTTCCCATCAGGCACCTGAGCTGATAACAGGGGACAATAGACGTCAGCCAGACCAAGCAACCATCTGCGGTGTATGGGGGTCTCCCAAACTCTTGGCAGTCCGGTAGCCACTTCCTCCCCAtccagaacacatgcacactcggccaaACTGAGCAAGCATGAACATAGGAGTATCAGCAGGTGTATGggcgccttaaagggattttcctactACTGATATAATGTTTGTTTGGGGGGGCGTCCAATTTCTGGGACCCCCTGATCATGAGGATGGGGGTCCTGTGTGTCTCTCGCTGATTGATGTCTGCTGCGCTCTACAGGATGGATAACATCCCCAAAAGACAATGGGGCCTTGTAGACCCCATTCTGGAGGTTCCAGCAGTCGGACCCCCTATGTATAAAGTGTCAGTATTGGGGATACCCCCGGTGCATTTATTGCAGGCACACATAGCCCTTGTTCACACTGACCTTACTATTGGACAGACTAAGGACAGAAGCCGCTCCCCATCCCCCGCCTGTGCCCGCTCTACCATCACGGAGtctgcagagccccctctgctggcggCACACGTAATGGCTTCACAGCTGAATGGCGGCCGCCAGCGCCTGCACACGACTCATTATCACTGACTGGCAGCTGTTTCCAGAGCCCCAACAGCTGCCAAGTACCAGCCGCGGCGGATGAGCCCGGCTTCTGCCTGCCAGCGACTTGGCGCCGGCGCCCTCCCTCCAGCTGCTCCGCACCTCTAATCTCCTGGCCTGCGCCCCAAAACCTCTCTGCTAGCCCTGAGGGGTAACCTTGTTCCTgctccttcatcttcttcttctccagCTTCTTCTCCTTCACGCTGCGCAGTTTGGCCTTTCCGATGCCGCCCGCCTGGCGAATGGACTccagcagagacgcccggccgtCCGACGGCTTCACCACCTCTGTGGGGGCTCCTTGGATGGCGGCTGAGATACAAAGCAGATACGTGCGAGGTCAGGGAGCGAGTCACCGGAGCGGTAAGCGCAGCAATATGGCGGCCATTCCTTACCAGCGTCCCCTGTCTGATCTGCTCCACTGGGTATAGGTGGGGTGGAGTGCGGAGGAGGCAGCTGCGGAGGGGCAGGCGGAGATATAGGCGGCAGTTCAGGAGGTGGGGGTGGAGGCggcgggggaggaggaggaggcggcggtgGCGGCAGCAGTCGGCCATCTTGTGAATCTGAAATATTAAATAAAGTTAATGAGTATTTGTAGCCAACATAGGACTAAAACTTACGCACAGATTAAACACACCATAGGGGGAGATCACAGAGATTCCCAGCTTTTACATCCCCTACTactgtgtgtcagtcttcactacaCTTCTGAGATTTTATTCATAATTTATAACATGTCACACAGCTAGGAAGGTCCGCACAGAAAGCCACGATAAGTACCTGCCCTGGAGGGCTCAGCGACCTCCTCGGTGCTGAAGGTGGGCAGTTCTGGAATAGGACCCCCTGGAGCAGACGGGGCAATGCCCGGGCCCAGGTCAGCGTTGTACATGAGGTCATCCGCCACTCCGGGCAAGTCCGGCAGGTAATACGGCACATCAATCTCCGGGACCTCACCCAGGTCTGGAACGTAGAAGTAATTCTCTGCCGTCTGCAAAGGAACAAGATGGTGGTCAGAGGTCACTTGTCATGGGGTcaccaggggaggggggagcaaGGGCCAAACCCAGACGGGAACATCAGCTGTCCGGAGGAAGGAATGCTCTCCCCTAAAGAGTTAATAATAGCAGGTCCGTCATCAGgagtggggtctgtattagtttaggggtccggtctggggtctgtattagtttaggggtccggtctggtctggggtctgtattagtttaggggtccggtctggggtctgtattagtttaggggtccggtctggggtctgtattagtttcggggtccggtctggggtctgtattagtttcggggtccggtctggggtctgtattagtttcggggtccggtctggggtctgtattagtttaggggtccggtctggggtctgtattagtttaggggtccggtctggggtctgtattagtttaggggtccggtctggggtctgtattagtttaggggtccggtctggggtctgtattagtttaggggtccggtctggggtctgaattagtttaggggtccggtctggggtctgtattagtttagggctccggtctggggtctgaattagtttaggggtccggtctggggtctgtattagtttaggggtccggtctggggtctgtattagtttagggctctggtctggggtctgtattagtttaggggtttggtctggggtctgtattagtttaggggtccggtctggggtctgtattagtttagggctctggtctggggtctgtattagtttagggctccggtctggggtctgtattagtttaggggtccggtctggggtctgtattagtttagggctctggtctggggtctgtattagtttaggggtttggtctggggtctgtattagtttaggggtccggtctggggtccgtattagtttaggggtccggtctggggtctgtattagtttaggggtctggtctggggtctgtattagtttaggggtccggtctggggtccgtattagtttaggggtccggtctggggtctgtattagtttaggggtccggtctggggtctgtattagtttaggggtctggtctggggtctgtattagtttaggggtccggcctCAGACCTCTGCTAATACCAGTAGAGCCTGCAGCCCCCCCACAATAGCCTCTCGGGGTCCGGTCTCTGCTCACCTGTCTCTCAAGCTGCTCCCTCTTGGAGATAGACAGAGGGGCATCAAACAGCCGGTCCTCATCGTCGCCCTCTAGGGGCTGGTTAGTTCGGGTCACCACACCGGCCAGAGGATCCAAGAACACATACTTCTTATATCTGCAAGGACGACACAATGATGTGAAGGAGCAGCTCGTCCCAATCCGCCCTCCGATTCCCCGCGCACCCCTCAATGTTCAAACCTTTATAGAATTGTTATACTCCAATCACTCCTAAAGCAGCATTCAAGATGAGGGTCTAGTCTCCCACTATGTCTATCCCACCCCCGGGGTCGCTCACTCACAGGTTCTCGGTGGTGTTGAAGAGTAGCAGAGAGCTGATGGAGTTGATGTTTCGGGGTAGACTGCCCAGCCCCTCctccgccgcctcctcttcttgccCCTTTGGGCCCACGTACACGGGGTAATACTTGAGTTTCTCCTGTAAAGAGCAGACAGATGAGGCTGACCATGGCGTACACAGGTGTAGCTGCCCTGAGTGTGCCATAGCGCCCCCTGTGGGTTGTACCTGCAGCGCCTGTTCGTCCAGTGCGCGGTGTTTGCTCTGGATCTTGTGTTTTGCTCGTTTCTCAGACCACGAATCGTTGGCTCCagagaagatggaggagtattCCTGCAGGCGCTCCGGAGCCGGGTACTTGGCGCTAGAGAACACCTGCGGAGATCAAGAGTTAATGGATGGAGGAGCAAGTCAGGGGAGGGCGGGGTCACCTGCAGGGGCCAGGTCAGGGGTGGGCAGGGTCACCTGCAGGGGCCAGGTCAGGGGTGGGCAGGGTCACCTGCAGGGGCCAGATCAGGGGTGGGCGGAGTCACCTGCAGGGGCCAGGTCAGGGGTGGGCGGAGTCACCTGCAGGGCCAGGTCAGGGGTGGGCGGAGTCACCTGCAGGGGTCAGGTCAAGGAGGGCGGGGTCACCTGCAAGGGGTCAGGTCAGGGCTGGGCGGGGTCACCTGCAGGGGGCGTCACCTTTATGGCCTTCTTGCTGCCTTTGACTTTCTCTATCTTGGCTTGCGCCAGGCTGACCCGATCGTTGATGTTCTTCAGCTGCGACCTATTGGTCTCCACCCGCTGCAGGATCCTGACCACAAGGGGGGGACAGAGAGTCAACCTGTTATCATAGTGGGCTCCATGTATTCTACTCTAGTTGCAGCTAAATCTGCATTTCCAATGTTCGCTGATGAGCTCAGGTCTTTGTTCCCAGCTGATGCTCCAGCGTCACTTATGTTACTGGACATGAAGCGGCagagactgcagctctggatgtgactggagaacaGGACGTGATGTTTGCAGTGTGAGCGGACACGTCCTGTATATTCGCACAATGCATCGCCCTCGCCCCGATTACACCTCCTTGTCGCAGGACGCTGCCAGGAACGCTCATGTAAATGCGATTTGACCATGGCCCAGCCCCCGCCCCCATAATGACACCCCGCTGCCCCAGCTCCGCACATTAAGGATAATTACAATACAGGAAACGCCAAGTACACCAGCGACCGCGCCTGGACTACAACCCCTCTCATCTAATAGGGTAAGGGGGCGCCCAGGCTCCAGGTGATGTCACATGACGGTTACGTGCTCGCTCCCCGTACGCAGCACCGCTGCAGCCCTTACCTGTTGAACACGTCGTTGGACACGCACTGCAGCTGCTGTAGGGTGACGGTGATCTGCTGGATGGTTTCTTCCCTGCGGAGATCCGGCTGGATGAGCGGCACCGAGTACGCCTGGCGCTCCATGGACATCCTCTGAGGCATCGTGACGGCGCCCCCTGCTGACAAATCAGACAACCTGTATAGAGAGTAGGCGAGCCCCCCCATATAGAGCCGCAATCACCGGAGACATTATCTGTCATTAGAAGTAATCAGCCAGAAACTGAGGGGGAGGGGAAAATACAGGAGAAGGGATCACCCCAATAATGGCGGCTGCACCCACAGAGGAGAGGGCGATGTGATAGGGACTGGGGACAccactactcccagcatgcccaccAGTGCTGCACACCGGGATCTGCTCAGGGGATCTACAGACCAATCAGCTTTGGTTTCGGCTCACTTTCACCTCCTGttggaggtcacatgacagggCTTAGAGGCCCCCCATATGTCCTGGAGATAGTGAGCCCGTCAGTGGGCGGAGTCTCAGATATCGGCTCTATAGGAAACCACTGCAGGGAGACAGAACctccagcactacaagtcccagcaagtccCGGCCCTCAGTACAGGAGACACAGACAGCGCTCACCTCCTCCGGCCGCTGCCTGCCCGACTGTCATGTGACAGATCACGTGGTTCTCCTCCCCGCCCTGCTGCAGCCTGAAGTCATGTGACACTGATCACGTGCTTGACTTCTCTATTTGGCTGCTTGTGGAGAAGGAACCGGGAATTAAAGGGTGTATAATGTATCCACAgactgtgagctgctgtatctaatcctatcctgtgtgatactgtatactgagctgtgtatctaatcctatcccgtgtgatactgtatactgagccgtgtatctaatcctatcctgtgtgatactgtatactgagcggtgtatctaatcctatcctgtgtgatactgtatactgagctgtgtatctaatcctatcctgtgtgatactgtatactgagctgtgtatctaatcctatcctgtgtgatactgtatactgagctgtgtatctaatcctatcctgtgtgatactgtatactgagctgtatctaatcctatcccgtgtgatactgtatactgagctgtgtatctaatcctatcctgtgtgatactgtatactgagctgtatctaatcctatcctgtctgatactgtatactgagctgtgtatctaatcctaccctgtgtgatacagtatactgagctgtgtatctaatcctatcctgtgtgatacagtatactgagctgtgtatctaatcctatcctgtgtgatactgtatactgagctgtgtatctaatcctaccctgtgtgatactgtatactgagctgtatctaatcctatcctgtgtgatacagtatactgagctgtgtatctaatcctatcctgtgtgatactgtatactgagctgtgtatctaatcctaccctgtgtgatactgtatactgagctgtatctaatcctatcccgtgtgatactgtatactgagctgtgtatctaatcctaccctgtgtgatactgtatactgagctgtgtatctaatcctatcctgtgtgatactgtatactgagctgtgtatctaatcctatcctgtgtgatactgtatactgagctgtgtatctaatcctatactgtgtgatactgtatactgagctgtatctaatcctaccctgtgtgatactgtatactgagctgtatctaatcctatcctgtgtgatactgtatactgagccgtgtatctaatcctatcctgtgtgatactgtatactgagctgtatctaatcctatcccgtgtgatactgtatactgagctgtgtatctaattctatcccgtgtgatactgtatactgagctgtgtatctaatcctatcccgtgtgatactgtatactgagctgtatctaatcctatcccgtgtgatactgtatactgagctgtgtatctaatcctatcccgtgtgatactgtatactgagccgtgtatctaatcctatcccgtgtgatactgtatactgagccgtgtatctaatcctatcccgtgtgatactgtatactgagcggtgtatctaatcctatcccgtgtgatactgtatactgagccgtgtatctaatcctatcccgtgtgatactgtatactgagccgtgtatctaatcctatcccgtgtgatactgtatactgagccgtgtatctaatcctatcccgtgtgatactgtatactgagccgtgtatctaatcctatcccgtgtgatactgtatactgagccgtgtatctaatcctatcccgtgtgatactgtatactgagccgtgtatctaatcctatcccgtgtgatactgtatactgagctgtatctaatcctatcccgtgtgatactgtatactgagcggtgtatctaatcctatcccgtgtgatactgtatactgagctgtgtatctaatcctatcccgtgtgatactgtatactgagccgtgtatctaatcctatcccgtgtgatactgtatactgagccgtgtatctaatcctatcccgtgtgatactgtatactgagccgtgtatctaatcctatcccgtgtgatactgtatactgagccgtgtatctaatcctatcccgtgtgatactgtatactgagccgtgtatctaatcctatcccgtgtgatactgtatactgagccgtgtatctaatcctatcccgtgtgatactgtatactgagccgtgtatctaatcctatcccgtgtgatactgtatactgagccgtgtatctaatcctatcccgtgtgatactgtatactgagctgtatctaatcctatcccgtgtgatactgtatactgagcggtgtatctaatcctatcctgtgtgatactgtatactgagctgtatctaatcctatcctgtgtgatactgtatactgagctgtgtatctaatcctatcctgtgtgatactgtatactgagctgtatctaatcctatcctgtgtgatactgtatactgagccgtgtatctaatcctatcccgtgtgatactgtatactgagccgtgtatctaatcctatcccgtgtgatactgtatactgagcggtgtatctaatcctatcccgtgtgatactgtatactgagccgtgtatctaatcctatcccgtgtgatactgtatactgagctgtatctaatcctatcccgtgtgatactgtatactgagctgtatctaatcctatcccgtgtgatactgtatactgagctgctgtatctaagcctatcctgtgtgatactgtatactgagctgctgtatctaatcttatgtgtGATACAACACCAACGAAATTTCAATTCATAAAAAGAGGGACCCAGCCATCAAATTTGATAAGCCACACCCTTGACCACGCCCCCGCTTATCCTTGCCCCTCCCTCTAGTCTTTTTGTGGCCATCACACAAtgaaatgcaaataaaataaaaaaaatagctatAAGTGACCCCGCCCCCGCAGAGCCCGCTCTTATCCTGCGGTGGGCGCcatgtagtgacatcacaagACACGCCCATATCCAACAGGGGCTGAATAGTAAAGTGGGGCACAGTCAGGGATCTGCCAAAATCCTGGACTGTCCCACTAAGTCTGGGCAAGGGGGGGTTACGGAACCCTGAACCGTACAGTCATATTCCCCAAATGGTGCCCCCTAGTGCCCACACAAATATAAAGCCCCGGATTGGGCGGAGTCACATGTGGAAAGTTTACACAACTGAAAGTCAGATCCATTCGTCTGAATAGGGATCAATCTGCGACcgtctgccatgtgtgaacagaGTCCAGAGCTCTGGTGCGGCAGCGCCTACTAGAGGTGACAACCTGCAGGAGCAGCCTGTACAGCACTCActcttagggtgtgttcacacagagttttttgcaggtgtatTTTGATCTGGAATCTCCcttaaaatccacctgcaaaaatggctgccaatgacttcaatgggaaccgctaGTGTCAGGAAACAGAAGCCAGCGCCCCCATCTGGAGGattccattcattcaggcctgatCAGGAGCGGGTGCATATACCCCTACTGCTGTACAAAGCTTCACCCCTGGGACTAGAATGCAGCGCCCCTGGTGGCCTGGAGGACACAGCTCTTAGTCATAGGAGTGTAGGAGCTGGTGGTGTAAGGGTTAATATTCCTCCTCCTGCTCTGGACATTAAATACAGCaccagagaagtagtactgtgca includes the following:
- the WASHC1 gene encoding WASH complex subunit 1 isoform X2 translates to MTVGQAAAGGGGAVTMPQRMSMERQAYSVPLIQPDLRREETIQQITVTLQQLQCVSNDVFNRILQRVETNRSQLKNINDRVSLAQAKIEKVKGSKKAIKVFSSAKYPAPERLQEYSSIFSGANDSWSEKRAKHKIQSKHRALDEQALQEKLKYYPVYVGPKGQEEEAAEEGLGSLPRNINSISSLLLFNTTENLYKKYVFLDPLAGVVTRTNQPLEGDDEDRLFDAPLSISKREQLERQTAENYFYVPDLGEVPEIDVPYYLPDLPGVADDLMYNADLGPGIAPSAPGGPIPELPTFSTEEVAEPSRADSQDGRLLPPPPPPPPPPPPPPPPPELPPISPPAPPQLPPPHSTPPIPSGADQTGDAAAIQGAPTEVVKPSDGRASLLESIRQAGGIGKAKLRSVKEKKLEKKKMKEQEQVRATGGGGDLMSDLFNKLAMRRKGISGKGPAAGTGDSPAGAFARISDTIPPLPPPQVTPGEADEDEWES
- the WASHC1 gene encoding WASH complex subunit 1 isoform X1, producing the protein MTVGQAAAGGAGGAVTMPQRMSMERQAYSVPLIQPDLRREETIQQITVTLQQLQCVSNDVFNRILQRVETNRSQLKNINDRVSLAQAKIEKVKGSKKAIKVFSSAKYPAPERLQEYSSIFSGANDSWSEKRAKHKIQSKHRALDEQALQEKLKYYPVYVGPKGQEEEAAEEGLGSLPRNINSISSLLLFNTTENLYKKYVFLDPLAGVVTRTNQPLEGDDEDRLFDAPLSISKREQLERQTAENYFYVPDLGEVPEIDVPYYLPDLPGVADDLMYNADLGPGIAPSAPGGPIPELPTFSTEEVAEPSRADSQDGRLLPPPPPPPPPPPPPPPPPELPPISPPAPPQLPPPHSTPPIPSGADQTGDAAAIQGAPTEVVKPSDGRASLLESIRQAGGIGKAKLRSVKEKKLEKKKMKEQEQVRATGGGGDLMSDLFNKLAMRRKGISGKGPAAGTGDSPAGAFARISDTIPPLPPPQVTPGEADEDEWES